CTACAGTGCCGACAATCTGCAAGCATTAGGAAGTACATCTTGGATTAGCCGAGTTCCAGCAAGTTCAACGGCAGCCCAAGACTTATTACAAGGGCTGCCGGGTTCACAGTTTCACCCCAGTGCTCTCAACGGCTATAGCTTTGTCGAAGTATGTAGTACCTATGGAGAGATTCAACAACGGTGGCTGGTGGTTGAAAGTAAAGCTCGCAGAGACTCTGGACTCAAACAAGTGCAAAAGCGGATTGATCAGGCGTTTAGCCAAAAAACTACTGCACTTAAAACCCTCTGCAAACAGACCTTCTTGTGCCCTGCAGATGCTTTAGCTGCAGCCCAAGATTTTGGCAAAATCCTCAGGTATCACACCCTTGACGATCTCAAAATCCACAAAAAACCTCATTATTCAAAGGCTGGACGACCGACAAAAGCAACGGTTGTGACTCACTACACCTATTCTATTGAGGCTACCTTAACCCTCAATGAGCCAGTCATCGAACGCTATCGGCGGCAAGCAGGTCGTTTCATCTTAGCCACCAATCTCTTGGAACAAGAGCAATGGAGCAATGATGATATTCTGCGCGAGTATAAGAACCAGCAGGCGTGTGAAGGAGGCTTTCGCTTTATCAAAGATCCACTCTTCTTTGCCTCTAGTGTTTTCCTGAAGACACCTCGGCGTATCGCTGCCTTAGCCATGATCATGGCCTTGTGTTTGATGGTCTACAGCTTAGGACAACGACAGTTAAGAAATGCACTAGAACAAGTACAAACAACTCTCCCTAATCAGAAGGGGAAACAAACTATGAAACCTACGTTACGTTGGATTCTCCAATGCTTTCAGGCCGTCCATTTAGTTTGGCTTGATGGTGCCAAGCATCTCATCAAGCTCAACAGCAGGCAGCAACTTATCTTGCCGTTCCTTGGGAAGGGCTGTAAAAAATATTATCTGCTCTGCTATAGATCTACAGATAAAGATCCGTGATTAGCTAGGCAGCTTGTGTACCCAAGGTTTTGCAATATTTGCCCATTAAGACAGTAATTTCATTGGGAGTCTGACTAAAGTACAGTAGCCCCTCATCGACCTGCTGAACTAAGTCATCAAATTGCTTGAAGAACCGTAGGTGTGTGCTGCGTTTTTTGAGTTTCTTCCACAAGAATTCAATTGGGTTGAAGTCAGGAGAATATGTGGGTAATTGGAAAGGAGTAAGGCGAGCGGATTGCTGGTCAAAGAACTGCTTAGTTGCTTTACTGGTGTGATATCTAGCCCCGTCCTGAATGAGAATAATATGCTTGTGAGTCTGCTGGAGTACTTGAGTTAGAAAAGCAGTATACCCTTCAGAATTGAAGCGTCCCGTCTGACCTTGATAGAAGAACTGACCAGAATGATAATCAATTAATCCAAACACCTTGTAAGCCTTCCGTTTACCACTGGTGGGCAATGTTGGCTGGTCTCCACGAAGACTCCAGGTGTAGCTTAACGACCCCCACTGCGCAAAACTGGCCTCATCCCCAAATAAAATTAGGGCATCTTTGGCTGCTGATAAACGCAAAATCTCAGGCCATTTGTGTGTCATCCATTCTTGTCGCTTGGCTTCATTGAGATGAGCTGCAACAAACCGTGCTCTTTGAAATGAAAAGCCTAAGTTCCTCAGTAGAGTACTCACATAATGGGGATGATAGGAAACATTGAAGCGTTTCGCAATCAGGTCTTGAACCATTAATGCACTCCAACAACCACACTCGTATCCAGCTTTGAGCGGACCTGCTTTAATCCATGACTTGAGCTGTTGTCGTTGCCGTGGAGTGAGTTTGCTGCGACGTCCTTGAGACGCTTTGTATCTAAAGCTAGCGATACCTCGTTTTAGAAATGCATGCAGATAATCCCTGATCGTTTGTTCGCCTAGTGCCAATGTTTCAGCTACCTGTGCCACTGAACCACCTTGACCAAGCTGCAATAAAGCACTAATACGTTTGACCAGACGTAAATTCTGACTCCCGTATGCCTGGCGCAGTTTAGCTTCAATCTTTTTGCGTGTTGATTGGGTAAAGCGCAGTTTGAATTGTGCGAGCATACTGGATGACCTCTGATAATCTTGAAATCCTTGCCAGAGCTAAGAGTATCAGGAGCTAGTTACTATATTTAATGAAGATGTAGTGTCGCTAAAACCACGGATGCTTTTCTGAAGATCTATAGCTAGCCTGCTGAATGTAGGATCATTAGACCTCTTGTGTAATTGATCACAAGATTATGAATGGAGTCTCAAATATATAGACAGAATTGGCCCAGTTTATGAGCCAATGGCATATCGTGAAATGAATATTGCAAGAGGTCTAGTAGTTCTTCGTCTAATGCATTTAAATTGATAGCCATGTTCTGGACATCGGTATCAAACTGAAGCTGGATACCGATGGGAGGCAGAATGCTACAAATCTAGGACTCCAAACCTTTTGAGACCTATTAACAGTTAGAGTATTGAGGCATGACCTATAGGCTACAAGGGCGTGAGATGTTTTAAAGATCCGTTCTAGTTACTTCATCCCAGACTATAAATGTAGCCTGGGATGAAGTAATTAGAACCCTATCTAAAGCAATATTGCAGCCGATATCACTGAGAGCCATTGCCTCAAGTTTTTGATGCTACCTCTAATCCAGAAAGTCATTCCAAGGCTCAAGAAGATGTCTCACAGCCTTAAATAATTAGCAGCTGTAACTCTAAGAGAGATTCGTTTAGCTATGAACGGGCTGAATTGAGCGTTCAGCAACTTTTTGAGTCGCTGCATATAGTTCACGGATTTGTTCTTCGGAAGAGTAAAGTCTTCGGTCTCGTAAGATGCTGAATGCCTTAGCATCCTCTTGGGCAATCTTCGAATCAAGAAAATATGCCATATCTTCTCTACCGGGTTTCCCCCATTCCAGAACTGCCCAGCGAATCAAGCCTTTAAAAATGTCATGATCCCAGGCAAAGGGCACATGACGGTGAAGATTCGCTTGTTGATGTAATAACTCTGAATAATGCTTGACGAGAGATGGATCATCAGAGCTCATCGTATTTTTGTAGTTCGCAAACATTTGAGCATCTTCTTGAGCGGTTTCTTCATTTACAAAATAAGCAACATCTCTTCTGGGGGGTAAGGCCTGTGGCCCTCCAAATTTTTCGCCAAGGCTAGAACACTCTACCACTAGCCAATGAATAGGTGGGTGCGCAACTTTGTGGTCCCACTCTAACGCGACGTATACCATAATTTCTTACCCTAACTGATTATTCATAGAGAACAATTTCAGGTTTAAACTATCAATATCTCAGAAAAAATACAACTGGAAAATATTTACTATAATCCTGCTTAAGTTATTGCCATTACTGAATAAAAGTAGCTAAAAATACAAAAACTTTGTTACAAAAAAGACAACGAAATATTTACTGTAAAATATTTAATATAAAACCATATATTTCTCTTTTGATAATTAAATATCTCTATCTCTAGCGACCCAATCTATTGATATTGAGCGAATAGTGAATGTATCGATTTACATCTTCTCAACAATGATCAGTGAGGTGGGAAAGAGCCCAAAACCTAAAAGCCATAAACTCTGTGTAAGCTGGGTTGAGCTTGCACAGTGGAGGACTATGGCCCAACTTATGACTAAAGAAATAGATTTCTGATTCTAAGGGACACTTGGAAGGAATTAATTGATAGATGAGACTCGCAGTTGAACGTTTTTCAATATTGACTGCAGCAAAGAATGAATGTTCTAGCTTCAAAAAAGATGATTTGAAACGGTAATCGATTGATTTGGAGTACTTGCAGCTGTTTATATAAAACATCATTTTTCTCTATCGATTGAATGGATGGGGTGCATTCAGCTAGTCGACATTTACTGCTTCTAAGGCAAAATAAAATCCGAACATGAAACAAATAGTCCAAACGCTCATGATTTGAGTAAATACGAATGCCAGCATAGTTGGTTATCCTTTTCTTTCTGCGGAAGTTGTGGGTTGGTTCTGCACTGCTGTGCTTTGTTGAATTCACTATCCTCTAAATTTTCAGCAGAAAAAATCCTGAAAAGTTCAGATTCTTTCAGGTATGAGTTCAGGTATTGATATGGGCAATTAGCTGACTGATGCCTTGTTGGCAGGGTTTGCCCTTTTTTGAAGACAGTGGATATCTTCGAAGAACACTCGAATTGCCTATCTGATAACTGCCATTGTGTTGCCTAGGACAGATTTAGCTGCCATGAAACGTTGATGAGATCGCAAACCCATCCAAACCGTTGACTAAAACCATCATTCTCTAGAAACATAAACACTTCTCCGTCTTCAGACAGCCTCGCATAGAGCCAACTCTTCATCCGACTCACAATCAACAAAGATAGATGCAACCAAAGTCATGTTTAACGGGGGTATCAATACAGATAAATTCTCGCCCCCCTGACGTAAATGAGGCTTGTTCTATTTTGTCGTTTTTCTAACCCTCAGAATAGAAGGTTGCTTTCTGAACGTCTGAATTGAGGAAAAGGCTAGAAGTTCATTGCTTCTGCTGCAATGCAAACATCAGGTGTGTGCGGATGTGACTTGCCATCAGTTTATTCCTGGCTGACAACTTCAATCCTTACTCCAGCAGCCAAGCAAATAACTCTCTTACCGTAAGCTGTAACTCGTTGGCAAAAGAGGGTGCAGGAATGATTTTATCTGGCTCATCCAGGACTTCAGGTTCTTGCTTGGGACGATAGACAAACACTGTTTGTTCACCTGGGTCGATTAACCAACCCACTTCGGTTCCATGCTGCAAACAGTGAAGAATATTCTTTGTGACCTTTGTTTGGCTTTGATTGGGAGATAGGATCTCAACTACCCAATCTGGTGCAGTAGAAAACGCGTTGGCAATTTCCCCATTCTGATCGCGGGGAATTCGGTGCCAAAGAAACACTGCAATATCAGGAACGATTGAACGATGGCCAAATGTACAGCGCAGTTCAGGAAAGGCACGAGCAATACGTTTGGATTTAACGACCCCATTGATAGCAGGTACAAGTTCTCCTTGAATGACGCTATGTTTCCCTTGGGGTATTGGCTTTTGAATAATTTGGCTATCAAGGTATTCATTGGCAGGTTTCGTTTCTGGCAATTCCAAAAACTCTGCCAAGGTCAGCGTTTTTGAGGAGGGCTGTACCATTTAGGTTTACTCTTTGCCCGTAAGTTT
The Acaryochloris marina S15 genome window above contains:
- a CDS encoding IS1634 family transposase; amino-acid sequence: MYSPQEIDVQDIDHLGIIAGIVDEIGIVEIVDRLLGTHEQENVSCGQVVKALILNGMGFLSAPLYLFSEFFESKATEHLLGQGVLPEHLNDTRIGRVLDKLYAYGVTQIFIHVAMAVVQKFDVALRCAHLDATSLSVEGQYLDKPQVEASDESPSAPESPSPALAESEEPIPVKITYGYSRDNRRDLKQFVLNLLVSGDGGIPLFLQVGNGNDADKSTFVPIIHEFKQQWSQQQPEVIVADSALYSADNLQALGSTSWISRVPASSTAAQDLLQGLPGSQFHPSALNGYSFVEVCSTYGEIQQRWLVVESKARRDSGLKQVQKRIDQAFSQKTTALKTLCKQTFLCPADALAAAQDFGKILRYHTLDDLKIHKKPHYSKAGRPTKATVVTHYTYSIEATLTLNEPVIERYRRQAGRFILATNLLEQEQWSNDDILREYKNQQACEGGFRFIKDPLFFASSVFLKTPRRIAALAMIMALCLMVYSLGQRQLRNALEQVQTTLPNQKGKQTMKPTLRWILQCFQAVHLVWLDGAKHLIKLNSRQQLILPFLGKGCKKYYLLCYRSTDKDP
- a CDS encoding IS630 family transposase, giving the protein MLAQFKLRFTQSTRKKIEAKLRQAYGSQNLRLVKRISALLQLGQGGSVAQVAETLALGEQTIRDYLHAFLKRGIASFRYKASQGRRSKLTPRQRQQLKSWIKAGPLKAGYECGCWSALMVQDLIAKRFNVSYHPHYVSTLLRNLGFSFQRARFVAAHLNEAKRQEWMTHKWPEILRLSAAKDALILFGDEASFAQWGSLSYTWSLRGDQPTLPTSGKRKAYKVFGLIDYHSGQFFYQGQTGRFNSEGYTAFLTQVLQQTHKHIILIQDGARYHTSKATKQFFDQQSARLTPFQLPTYSPDFNPIEFLWKKLKKRSTHLRFFKQFDDLVQQVDEGLLYFSQTPNEITVLMGKYCKTLGTQAA
- a CDS encoding Mo-dependent nitrogenase C-terminal domain-containing protein — protein: MMFYINSCKYSKSIDYRFKSSFLKLEHSFFAAVNIEKRSTASLIYQLIPSKCPLESEIYFFSHKLGHSPPLCKLNPAYTEFMAFRFWALSHLTDHC
- a CDS encoding Uma2 family endonuclease; translation: MVQPSSKTLTLAEFLELPETKPANEYLDSQIIQKPIPQGKHSVIQGELVPAINGVVKSKRIARAFPELRCTFGHRSIVPDIAVFLWHRIPRDQNGEIANAFSTAPDWVVEILSPNQSQTKVTKNILHCLQHGTEVGWLIDPGEQTVFVYRPKQEPEVLDEPDKIIPAPSFANELQLTVRELFAWLLE